From a region of the Oscarella lobularis chromosome 7, ooOscLobu1.1, whole genome shotgun sequence genome:
- the LOC136189133 gene encoding dnaJ homolog subfamily C member 24-like isoform X1 — MKDLYETLGVSPEAHSRAIRKAYQRLAFQCHPDRLPADAKAESRCQFQEVEEAWRILGDPEARRKYDSQRAAEKSKRRAFVAEVVRLSSMKYEDEERCYTWSCRCGDLYVLERDETENDKSEIVSCSGCSLNIEVLLKDE; from the exons ATGAAGGATTTGTACGAAACACTCGGTGTTTCTCCTGAAGCGCATAGTCGCGCTATTCGAAAAGCGTATCAACGACTTGCCTTTCAA TGTCATCCGGATCGGCTGCCGGCCGACGCGAAAGCCGAATCACGATGCCAGTTTCAGGAAGTCGAAGAGGCATGGAGAATACTCGGAGATCCCGAAGCTCGTAGGAAGTACGACAGCCAACGAGCAG CAGAGAAGAGCAAACGTCGTGCGTTCGTTGCCGAAGTCGTTCGGCTGAGTAGCATGAAATACGAAGACG AGGAGAGGTGCTACACTTGGTCGTGCCGCTGTGGCGATCTGTACGTCCTGGAAAGAGatgaaacagaaaacgacaaGTCGGAAATCGTATCTTGTAGCGGTTGTTCACTCAACATCGAAGTTTTATTGAAGGACGAATGA
- the LOC136189133 gene encoding dnaJ homolog subfamily C member 24-like isoform X2: MKDLYETLGVSPEAHSRAIRKAYQRLAFQCHPDRLPADAKAESRCQFQEVEEAWRILGDPEARRKYDSQRAEKSKRRAFVAEVVRLSSMKYEDEERCYTWSCRCGDLYVLERDETENDKSEIVSCSGCSLNIEVLLKDE; the protein is encoded by the exons ATGAAGGATTTGTACGAAACACTCGGTGTTTCTCCTGAAGCGCATAGTCGCGCTATTCGAAAAGCGTATCAACGACTTGCCTTTCAA TGTCATCCGGATCGGCTGCCGGCCGACGCGAAAGCCGAATCACGATGCCAGTTTCAGGAAGTCGAAGAGGCATGGAGAATACTCGGAGATCCCGAAGCTCGTAGGAAGTACGACAGCCAACGAGCAG AGAAGAGCAAACGTCGTGCGTTCGTTGCCGAAGTCGTTCGGCTGAGTAGCATGAAATACGAAGACG AGGAGAGGTGCTACACTTGGTCGTGCCGCTGTGGCGATCTGTACGTCCTGGAAAGAGatgaaacagaaaacgacaaGTCGGAAATCGTATCTTGTAGCGGTTGTTCACTCAACATCGAAGTTTTATTGAAGGACGAATGA
- the LOC136189127 gene encoding zinc finger FYVE domain-containing protein 26-like has protein sequence MSWTLPVQLRLDDEQASAERLLVAISNHLSLGQWELARVCLRKLVEGDPSTVRAILQSLIYSEDADTFSVSTAIPSSQHLAWLAYSQYVDLGLDGQDGRLHPYTRKWLEFRLLLRSGSVELSPSTLKELCDYHLHVKNRDDSKAETSSTLSNSTLAYLKDVLVADPSLGSELIVELSSSSSSSSSRDDGNCFLATDRALQRLYIDAASEELLAASLGQNLGQSSERTSTIYKMLALMDPAPNTVEIDAIDSLFADLLQASDSDGVVNKSRVYACLLGRTTPFLITRFCHVEDHLWRSREERVGLGFEVATRDAWKELCMQAIHKGYHVLERLLVVGLDLVRESKFDELAALFVRDEFGPLKPLMLLLGWSRCQSVETAVYLLEALWSKQDAVGNPLIHDACRKLAYQTQLVQWCLEKARPLMTESTAPGEPTLFCQMFEGLESHSVLYVLNRCISMSCLASDDVIELLRKSPLAVTPSLSPAYSRASPSSSTPSTPDIYSHSRPPRRSLSRSVSTTGPNSSEQERDVSIFRSFCAVRYVVDALLFANRKQKGDEDAAAAAAASDNDYSVNVTTNLKNARNALSHVVPLAYRVEVLENIFSLLFVKTSDLDDPSSKDSDEDQLTPDICEQSGGGGGGGGGDSSTASGGLSSFPFRDDFVVDEAVACDVINMLKDSLMDLESAKFARHRSSTHRRSLSGGSADDLHASSSAENDETLVRTSIVVADLQQRTARLNQYVNEAKWRFQLVSSSGTRKLLLEGSGVSVAETDSEIEMNEEDVPPPSPEEDETERKSLVSQRRSRAFDERKRWDSGGEGDTEEKNSSSAALPRRRKRGRRSGSPTTRRAARAMTGRRSFHNKRTGIVSRMLSSPDTLLQLCLRSGNYHRAYEVVHMFGMEGQAAANAVKFSDQLDQLGEQLKGPASRRHSPRTSPMPSRKKKVSFESRFGGGGGDRSSSPVQMGSSSSTLEAMKELLSSSVTPKHFPFIHNPPDCVVALASSLPSMVLFDLACSSTTIVSVCREFLLMAINRIRDDDGGGGGGGGDASEAGPLSFLRRAYDLFLLVKDRALPWLLTQGSGPLDAKSWEKERNVESDKSGYYQSVAAEVKAAEGHDETEIQKADIGHKSPVRQAMESLLEAYTAPKGARGHTSDYIGRFFTHVDNFSSLLISCEEGDGGLNLEKRAANPLAVLKEGPTPTLGKLMFRKQISPYKLEAIARELNLNLVKIIVHCSCPKLISSGRRSASEKPRLYRQLDDSTLIVLNDTFGEANGAESSTSRLDISLLTSLVNFLQVTAKTAKIGVFGPALIDQARSSSQFRALATMTGQLRHFDLKTLATAEDLLSFFVNVFNAMMIHAVIEVPIKTAFNPTNLYGSKSVLERLMYMRRIAYRIGALGPVSAFDIYFRLLRSGLPPPSFFGNGLEDLLPELSSDDPLGKISCGQPNPNLLFLLTFGTQSCPFPQVVRSSKLDKLLFPAFRDFLEETVTIDPSSGKVTLPRQLDWFSRDFTYKSSTSDPDTALLQFIQSILSPGKASQLHSLLERSMKRRDDSAGGGATSPFREIHIAYAPFNFEAGFTLPPAFVHGSNMLVPTRRSESSLTIDDGGNDLIFRVRDPLRWWTRVSHSLIDSVSEYLASKSPLLFALASLLRPVASRREESSSSSSLDEFPTLRRYVADRLRFDDDGKVASDEARSVLLLASTDRRTETYVAKLLEAFVYHGNWTKAIDIVDSSIGFRNDGTTSKPLDVFVAGLVNKANAVDCWRYLARLANGDLMASLVLGILDRWPVDVCVASLRLCLDRIGSASAYRKIVLHKLDRMHVYEEALETSDLKWKDLLSDDEKTLRLLLDLKKFDVARKWAKMAHLRLLDVEEDYILNLIEVERDMMKAHMVLGSDIATPDEILNMCQSLLSDRVKSLDGKVFLLEYVLSNFEPRLTDDEKERLKATCMGVKALRCIPSGDRDNYTSLLHRPTWLFEQLLMNQKIEWAGKFLACLQTSDLQREGDVDLQATVVDVKPFDAIVVDYARKSLEFPPAYMTHRQSVVPSTRPPSRTDSPSATPPLRRASSYTFLTKPTSTTSMDRRAFMSNFTSTTSSLLDSVTVSPYSQAKRKALGARPYELPERVPTREEWTKDESVPACMECEEHFTMFNRRHHCRRCGRVVCDSCSSYRHRVDTYDGAVRVCKNCYSHLQQGKSLLVESVVTSGGDLPSSGDAFSPPTAIDDDMIEQDIDLEEPWLLPADDEEYCASLRKEFCYPQSPSTTVCLSLLELHSDPHRCAFVILQLCDGLSSRMVRYHGKNEEVDQQLIVSMIQHLLFTAKVKFMKCGDSSGVELCDTYLSKAELLNFLISSDCSSVPSLEDLRHQDAARRLRDKLLLDDRFILAVEVSTKSHLDPNVVWSSWGMACLKAGQYEAAREKFGHCFNRQKDAGQRQVLVNAIVDQIRSTPFITAELVTDPASVTHAIRRPGSPTKLDPARFSECRYYIKAYGSDSMLVEFYVSYKFISKACQIVLDKRCTPSVFVKGVLLPSLSHSCFGKLQEEMLVADSSLEKWEKYLTASCQYLTQKRLFAVLYKLQLFMKDYIRASFTCINFFTGEAGRPSNQLDVYPRLHHLEKALSHLEKYIAEYRGIEPMRSRPGFMQRPKKQSLITGSIYDVADPSEEEQTDSRSGFRLSPSLGDAKRHSHVVRIQIEVTKYLHECGVLAEVAYQTSKGRRDLPATLFGSSNAKSTVASQVLLASQNIENGFKLAFTLIQDFRLNANKIYSYVSRSFAKLRRLRQVEQLLSCVKKSGLNDWRCQEEILMSCINVLAEDKKEMKNAERFIEMLTNDDNKINALIRCQKLKNAYLVAVRGRRVEQVKRIAKLAKESRQTAIAEICEKFLAKDREEKLYAGAQY, from the exons ATGAGCTGGACTCTTCCTGTGCAATtgcgactcgacgacgaacaggCGTCGGCCGAACGTCTTCTCGTTGCTATCAGCAATCACCTGTCGCTGGGCCAGTGGGAATTGGCTCGCGTGTGCCTCCGAAAGCTCGTCGAAGGCGACCCGAGCACCGTGCGAGCGATCCTGCAGTCTCTCATCTATTCAGAAGATGCAGATACCTTCAG TGTTTCAACTGCGATTCCTTCGTCGCAGCACCTGGCTTGGTTGGCCTACAGTCAGTACGTTGATTTGGGATTAGACGGGCAGGATGGAAGGTTGCATCCGTATACGAGAAAATGGCTCGAATTTCGACTTCTCCTACGATCTGGATCAGTTGAACTATCGCCATCGACACTGAAA GAACTCTGTGACTATCATCTTCACGTCAAAAATCGAGACGATTCGAAGgcggagacgtcgtcgactctATCAAACTCGACACTGGCATATCTCAaagacgttctcgtcgccgatcccTCTCTTGGTAGCGAGCTTATAGTCGagctctcgtcgtcgtcgtcgtcatcgtcgtcacgcgacgacggcaattgCTTCCTCGCCACAGACCGAGCCCTGCAACGACTTTACATTGACGCAGCAAGCGAAGAACTTCTCGCCGCGTCGCTGGGACAAAATCTCGGCCAGTCGAGcgagcgaacgtcgacgatctaTAAGATGCTCGCACTGATGGATCCCGCGCCCAACACGGTCGAAATCGATGCCATCGACAGCCTATTCGCCGATCTCCTCCAGGCGAGCGACTctgacggcgtcgtcaacaAGTCGCGCGTCTACGCGTGCCTGCTCGGACGAACGACTCCGTTTCTCATAACTCGATTCTGTCACGTTGAGGATCATCTGTGGCGAAGTCGGGAAGAGCGCGTCGGCCTGGGCTTCGAGGTTGCGACGAGGGATGCATGGAAAGAATTGTGCATGCAGGCAATACACAAGGGTTATCACGTCCTCGAGCGTTTACTG GTTGTTGGCTTGGATTTGGTTCGCGAGAGTAAATTCGATGAGTTGGCTGCGTTATTTGTACGTGACGAGTTCGGACCGTTGAAGCCGCTGATGTTGCTTCTCGGCTGGTCTCGCTGTCAGAGCGTTGAAACGGCGGTTTATCTACTAGAAGCACTTTGGTCAAAACAG GACGCCGTTGGTAATCCTCTCATACACGACGCCTGCAGAAAACTCGCCTATCAGACGCAGCTTGTGCAGTGGTGTCTGGAAAAGGCCAG ACCTCTCATGACGGAATCTACAGCTCCTGGCGAACCGACTCTCTTCTGTCAAATGTTCGAAGGCTTGGAATCTCACTCGGTTCTCTACGTTCTTAATCGATGCATCTCGATGTCTTGTCTCGCTtcagacgacgtcatcgaactGCTTCGAAAGAGTCCGCTCGCCGtcacgccgtcgctgtcgccggCCTATTCGCGCGCCTCGCCGTCGTCCtccacgccgtcgacgcccgACATCTACTCGCATTCGAGACCGCCGCGTCGATCGCTCAGTCGCTCCGTTTCAACAACTGGTCCGAATTCGTCCGAGCAGGAACGCGACGTGTCGATCTTTCGTAGTTTCTGTGCCGTTCgatacgtcgtcgacgccttgCTCTTCGCCAATCGGAAgcagaaaggcgacgaggacgccgccgccgccgccgccgcctccgacAACGACTACagcgtcaacgtgacgacaaatttgaaaaacgcGCGCAACGCTTTGTCGCACGTCGTGCCGCTCGCCTATCGCGTCGAAGTGCTCGAAAACATTTTCTCGCTTCTTTTCGTCAAGACGTCGGATCTCGACGATCCGTCGTCAAAGGATTCCGACGAGGATCAACTAACGCCGGACATATGCGAACAgtcaggcggcggcggcggcggcggcggcggcgatagCAGCACGGCGAGCGGCGGCCTATCGTCGTTTCCctttcgcgacgatttcgtcgtcgacgaagcggtcGCTTGCGACGTGATTAACATGCTCAAGGACTCGCTCATGGACTTAGAATCGGCGAAATTCGCGCGACATCGATCGAGCACGCATCGACGATCGTTGAGCGGCGGCTCGGCCGACGACCTTcacgcgtcgtcgagtgcagaaaacgacgagactctcgttcgaacgtcgatcgtcgtcgccgacttgCAGCAGCGCACGGCGCGTTTGAATCAGTACGTGAACGAGGCGAAGTGGCGATTTCaactcgtctcgtcgtctggGACGAGAAAATTGCTTCTCGAGGGAAGCGGCGTGTCGGTGGCGGAAACGGACAGCGAGATCGAAATGAACGAGGAGgacgtgccgccgccgtcgccggagGAGGACGAAACCGAGCGAAAATCGCTCGTCTCGCAACGACGAAGTCGcgctttcgacgagcgaaaacgaTGGGATTCgggcggcgaaggcgatacggaggagaagaattcgtcgtcggcggcgttgcctcgacgccgaaagcgcGGTCGTCGATCGggctcgccgacgacgcgacgcgccgctcgcgcgatGACCggacgtcgatcgtttcaTAACAAACGAACGGGAATCGTTTCGCGCATGCTGTCGTCGCCCGACACGCTGCTCCAGTTGTGCCTTCGCAGCGGCAACTATCATCGCGCCTACGAAGTCGTTCACATGTTCGGCATGGAGGGtcaagcggcggcgaatgcCGTCAAGTTTTCCGATCAGCTCGATCAACTCGGCGAACAGCTCAAGGGTccggcgtcgcgacgtcatTCGCCGCGAACGTCGCCAATGCCGTCGCGCAAGAAGAAGGTCTCGTTTGAAAGTcgattcggcggcggcggcggcgacaggtcgtcgtcgcccgtaCAAAtgggatcgtcgtcgtcgacgctcgagGCGATGAAGGAGCTTTTATCGAGTTCCGTCACTCCGAAGCATTTTCCTTTTATTCACAATCCGCCCGattgcgtcgtcgctctcgcgtcgtcgttgccgtcaatGGTTCTCTTCGATTTGGcctgctcgtcgacgacgattgtcaGCGTGTGTCGCGAGTTTCTTTTGATGGCGATCAATCgaattcgcgacgacgacggcggcggcggcggcggcggcggcgacgctaGCGAAGCGGGCCCGCTATCGTTTCTGCGTCGCGCTTACGATCTCTTCTTGCTCGTCAAGGACAGGGCTCTGCCTTGGCTGCTCACTCAAGGAAGCGGTCCTCTGGACGCTAAATCATGGGAGAAGGAAAGGAACGTGGAAAGCGACAAGTCCGGTTATTATCAGAGCGTCGCGGCCGAAGTTAAAGCGGCGGAGGGGCACGACGAGACGGAAATTCAAAAAGCGGATATTGGACACAAGTCCCCTGTTCGTCAGGCAATGGAATCTCTTTTGGAGGCGTATACGGCTCCGAAAGGCGCCAGAGGACATACGTCGGATTACATCGGTCGATTTTTCACGCACGTCGACAATTTCTCTAGTCTATTGATATCGtgcgaagaaggagacg GTGGACTCAATTTGGAAAAGAGAGCGGCGAATCCTTTGGCTGTGCTGAAGGAGGGCCCCACTCCGACACTTGGCAAATTAATGTTCCGCAAGCAAATTTCTCCCTACAA GCTTGAAGCAATTGCTCGCGAATTGAATCTCAATTTGGTGAAGATAATCGTTCACTGTTCGTGTCCGAAATTGATTTCGAGTGGCCGTCGTTCTGCGTCTGAAAAGCCGA GACTCTATAGACAGCTGGATGATTCGACTCTTATTGTTCTGAACGACACCTTTGGCGAAGCAAACGGCGCCGAATCGTCAACCAGTCGTCTCGACATAAGCCTACTTACAAGCCTTGTCAATTTTCTCCAAG TGACAGCCAAGACGGCCAAAATAGGCGTTTTTGGTCCTGCTCTTATCGATCAAGCCCGTTCTTCGTCCCAGTTTAGAGCCTTAGCGACGATGACGGGCCAACTGCGACACTTCGATCTCAAAACGCTCGCCACCGCCGAAGATTTGCTCAGTTTCTTTGTTAACGTCTTCAACGCCATGATGATTCACGCCGTAATCGAAGTGCCTATCAAAACCGCATTCAATCCGACGAATCTGTACGGAAGTAAGAGCGTACTAGAGCGGCTCATGTACATGAGAAGAATTGCGTATCGCATCGGAGCGCTCGGGCCCGTCAG TGCCTTCGACATCTACTTTCGTCTACTTCGCAGCGGTTTGCCTccgccgtctttttttgGAAATGGTTTGGAAGATTTGCTACCAG AATTGTCTTCTGACGATCCCCTTGGAAAGATCTCGTGTGGACAGCCGAATCCGAACTTACTGTTTCTTCTCACGTTCGGAACGCAATCGTGTCCATTTCCGCAG gTTGTGAGATCCAGCAAATTGGATAAACTTCTCTTTCCTGCTTTTCGAGACTTCCTCGAGGAAACAGTGACAATAGACCCATCGTCAGGCAAA GTAACGCTTCCTCGACAACTCGACTGGTTTTCACGCGACTTCACCTacaaatcgtcgacgtccgatCCGGACACAGCTCTTCTCCAATTCATCCAGAGCATCCTGAGTCCGGGCAAGGCGAGCCAATTGCACTCCCTTCTCGAGCGCAGCATGAAACGCAGAGACGATTCCGCAGGCGGCGGGGCGACCTCTCCCTTTCGCGAAATTCACATCGCCTACGCGCCGTTCAACTTCGAAGCCGGTTTCACGTTGCCGCCGGCCTTCGTTCACGGATCGAACATGCTCGTGCCGACGCGTCGGTCCGAATCGTCGctgacgatcgacgacggcggcaacgacTTGATCTTTCGCGTTCGCGATCCGCTACGTTGGTGGACGCGCGTCAGCCATTCGCTCATCGATTCCGTATCGGAGTATTTGGCGTCGAAGAGTCCCCTTCTCTTTGCGCTCGCCTCGCTGCTTCGACCCGTCGCCagtcgaagagaagaatcgtcgtcgtcgtcgtcgctcgacgagtttccgacgcttcgtcgctacgtcgccgatcgattacgattcgacgacgacggcaaggTGGCGAGCGACGAGGCGCGCTCCGTGCTACTGCTGGCGAGCACGGATCGACGAACGGAGACGTACGTCGCCAAATTGCTCGAGGCGTTCGTCTACCACGGGAATTGGACGAAGGCGATCGATATCGTCGATTCTTCGATTGGTTTCCGTAACGACGGGACGACGTCCAAGCCgctcgacgttttcgtcgctggACTGGTGAATAAGGCGAATGCCGTCGATTGCTGGCGATACTTGGCGCGATTGGCGAACGGCGACTTGATGGCGAGTCTTGTGTTGGGTATTTTGGATCGGTGGCCCGTAGACGTGTGCGTTGCGTCGCTGAGGCTGTGTCTTGATCGAATCGGCTCCGCGTCTGCGTATCGAAAGATCGTTCTTCATAAGTTGGATCGAATGCACGTATATGAAGAG GCATTGGAGACGTCTGATTTAAAGTGGAAAGATCTGCTGAGTGACGATGAAAAGACGTTGCGTCTTTTGCttgatttgaagaaatttgacgttgCAAGGAAGTGGGCGAAAATGGCTCATCTTCGGCTTTTG GACGTTGAGGAGGATTACATACTGAATCTTATTGAAGTCGAAAGAGACATGATGAAAGCTCACATG GTTCTCGGAAGTGACATTGCGACTCCTGACGAAATTCTCAACATGTGCCAATCTCTTCTGAGCGATCGAGTGAAATCACTTGACGGAAAAGTCTTTCTGCTCGAATACGTTTTATCGAACTTTGAGCCCCGGTTGACCGacgatgaaaaagaaagactcAAAGCAACGTGCATGGGTGTAAAG GCTTTGCGCTGCATTCCCAGTGGCGATAGAGACAACTACACGTCGCTACTGCATCGACCAACTTGGCTTTTTGAGCAGCTCCTCATGAACCAAAAG ATTGAATGGGCTGGAAAATTTCTCGCGTGTCTGCAAACATCCGATCTGCagcgcgaaggcgacgtcgatttgcaaGCTACCGTTGTCGACGTGAAACcgttcgacgcgatcgtcgtcgactacgCTCGCAAATCGCTTGAGTTTCCTCCCGCCTACATGACGCATCGCCAGTCGG TCGTACCTAGTACTCGACCTCCATCTCGCACGGACTCGCCTTCCGCCACTCCACCGCTTCGACGTGCGTCGTCGTACACCTTTCTCACTAAAcccacgtcgacgacgtcgatggaTCGTCGCGCCTTCATGTCAAAtttcacttcgacgacgtcgtcgcttttagACTCGGTGACTGTGTCGCCGTATTCGCAGGCAAAGCGCAAGGCGCTCGGCGCGCGTCCGTACGAACTGCCCGAGAGAGTTCCGACGAGGGAAGAGTggacgaaagacgaaagcgttccGGCGTGCATGGAATGTGAAGAACACTTTACAATG TTTAATCGTCGGCACCACTGCCGACGTTGTGGTCGCGTCGTGTGCGACAGCTGCTCGTCGTATCGACATCGCGTGGATACGTACGACGGTGCCGTTCGCGTGTGCAAGAATTGCTACAG TCACTTGCAGCAAGGCAAGTCGCTTTTGGTGGAAAGCGTCGTAACCA GTGGCGGAGACTTGCCGAGTAGTGGAGACGCCTTCAGTCCACCGACTGCAATAGATGATGACATGATCGAACAGGACATCGATTTGGAAGAACCGTGGCTTCTTCccgctgacgacgaagagtaTTGTGCTTCACTTAGGAAAGAATTCTGCTATCCTCAG TCTCCGAGTACTACTGTGTGTTTGAGTCTTCTTGAGCTGCACAGTGATCCGCATCGATGCGCTTTTGTCATTCTTCAACTATGCGACGGGCTGTCTTCGCGAATGGTGAGATACCACGGAAAGAACGAGGAAGTCGATCAGCAGCTGATCGTCAG CATGATTCAGCATTTGCTCTTCACGGCGAAAGTCAAATTCATGAAATGTGGTGACAGCTCAGGCGTGGAATTATGCGACAC ATATCTCTCGAAGGCTGAACTTCTTAACTTTCTCATATCATCAGACTGCTCCAGCGTTCCTTCCCTGGAAGATCTACGCCATCAGGACGCTGCTAG GCGTTTGAGGGACAAGTTACTACTGGACGATCGTTTTATTCTCGCCGTAGAAGTGTCAACTAAGAGCCATCTAGATCCCAATGTCGTTTGGTCGTCGTGGGGAATGGCCTGCCTCAAAGCGGGACAGTATGAAGCGGCCAGAGAAAAATTTGGCCACTGCTTCAAC AGACAGAAAGACGCGGGACAAAGGCAAGTATTAGTCAATGCCATCGTTGATCAAATTCGAAGCACTCCGTTCATCACTGCGGAACTG gtgaccGATCCGGCGTCGGTCACTCACGCTATACGG CGTCCTGGATCGCCGACCAAGCTGGATCCCGCTCGTTTTAGCGAGTGCCGATACTACATCAAAGCCTACGGCAGCGACTCTATGCTCGTGGAATTTTACGTTAGCTACAAGTTCATCAGTAAAGCCTGTCAGATTGTTCTTGATAAG AGATGCACTCCAAGCGTATTTGTCAAAGGCGTTCTTCTTCCGTCACTTTCACACAGTTGCTTTGGCAAGCTGCAGGAAGAAATGCTCGTGGCCGACTCGTCATTAGAAAAATGGGAGAAATATCTGACGGCAAGCTGTCAGTATCTGACGCAGAAGCGACTGTTTGCCGTTCTGTACAAACTCCAACTTTTCATGAAA gactACATTCGCGCTTCGTTTACATGCATCAATTTCTTTACGGGCGAAGCGGGACGACCGAGCAATCAACTTGACGTTTATCCGCGTCTACATCATCTAGAAAAGGCGCTTTCTCATCTGGAAAAGTACATTGCAGAGTATCGCGGCATTGAACCGATGCGTTCTCGACCCGGCTTCATGCAACGTCCTAAAAAGCAGTCTCTGATAACCGGTAGCATATACGACGTTGCAGATCCgagcgaagaagaacaaacGGACTCGAGGTCCGGTTTTCGACTCAGCCCTTCACTTGG AGATGCGAAGCGGCATTCCCATGTTGTTCGAATTCAGATTGAAGTGACGAAGTATTTGCACGAGTGCGGCGTCCTCGCCGAAGTTGCCTATCAGACATCAAAAGGCCGACGCGATCTGCCAGCGACTCTGTTTGGATCGTCCAATGCCAAGTCAACTGTAGCATCGCAG GTTTTATTAGCCAGCCAAAATATTGAGAATGGATTCAAACTGGCTTTCACACTGATACAG GACTTTCGTCTGAATGCCAATAAAATTTACTCATACGTCAGTCGAAGCTTTGCCAAGCTGAGGCGCTTGCGTCAAGTGGAGCAGCTCTTGTCATGCGTCAAGAAAAGCGGACTAAACGACTGGAGATGccaagaagaaattttgaTGTCGTGCATCAATGTCTTGGCGGAAGACAAGAAGGAG ATGAAAAATGCCGAGAGGTTTATTGAAATGCTTACGAATGATGACAACAAG ATCAACGCTCTGATACGATGTCAAAAGCTGAAGAACGCCTATCTAGTTGCCGTTCGAGGTCGACGAGTTGAGCAGGTCAAACGCATTGCCAAACTGGCAAAAGAATCGCGACAGACGGCAATAGCTGAAATATGCGAGAAATTTCTAGCCAAAGacagagaagagaaattgtATGCGGGAGCTCAATATTAG
- the LOC136189132 gene encoding E3 ubiquitin-protein ligase MYLIP-like — protein MKLKCIIIEPNSKCHDYIFERSATGKDCLKKICEELSIFETDYFGLQYYSPSGTLKWLHTRNRLRLQLRGKIPYHLFFRVKYFVHPDALLQRETRRLFFDDILDDLQTGRRLRFQPEDNISKATYLSGLLRQINYGNYPEQGTIRYPQYFSGVTDVAAALEHRRNKGLSKDMAIYNFLHEVSSWELYQTYVFDGLEQVQENGHFRRVSIGISKNEFLIFDHRGLMIQKISQGAIRQTSYTAYYFRIKYRPSLKEKELQTMEFSSFHHESLHREIHRRFWEIQEFYRNSDEESLPDLRKKVYYSFVGDLLKGMGLVRFAKRYRSFVFDVDTNRDKAIQSARCRLDAQLVSQVMTTAQHSYDNATTFARPMPTSSAVNLLLAKIEKTLEKIDGVELDAAEARKKRELEELMCSIRCNACLENARSIRFACGHVYACTRCSTLMQSCPVCRQRGDRLHLFLPIIV, from the exons ATGAAGTTAAAGTGCATCATTATTGAGCCGAATTCCAAATGCCACGACTACATCTTCGAGCGCTCAGCAACGGGAAAGGATTGTTTGAAAAAA ATATGCGAAGAGCTTTCAATATTTGAAACTGACTACTTTGGACTGCAGTACTACAGCCCGTCCGGCACGCTGAAATGGTTGCACACTCGCAATCGGCTTCGACTACAGCTTCGCGGAAAGATTCCTTATCATCTCTTCTTTCGAGTCAAGTACTTTGTTCATCCGGACGCACTACTTCAACGCGAAACAAG ACGTCTCTTCTTTGACGACATTCTTGACGATCTTCAGACCGGCCGTCGACTACGATTCCAACCGGAAGACAACATATCCAAAGCGACGTATCTCAGCGGACTTTTGCGTCAGATCAACTACGGAAACTATCCAGAGCAGGGCACCATTCGCTATCCGCAATACTTTTCTGGAGTCACCGATGTCGCAGCAGCACTGGAACACAGAAGAAACAAAG GACTTTCTAAAGACATGGCTATTTACAATTTTCTCCACGAAGTCTCGTCGTGGGAACTGTATCAAACGTACGTATTTGACGGACTAGAGCAGGTGCAGGAGAATGGTCACTTTCGTCGAGTTTCAATCGGAATAAGCAAGAACGAGTTTCTCATATTCGATCACCGAGGCTTAATGATACAAAA GATTTCTCAAGGCGCCATCAGACAAACATCGTACACGGCGTATTATTTCAGAATTAAGTACAGGCCGTcgttgaaggagaaggaacTGCAGACAATggaattttcgtcgtttcacCACGAAAGCCTTCATCGCGAAATTCATCGGCGCTTCTGGGAAATACAGGAATTCTATCGAAATTCGGACGAGGAGTCGTTGCCCGATCTTCGGAAAAAAGTCTATTATTCGTTCGTGGGCGATCTTCTCAAGGGAATGGGTTTGGTTCGATTTGCCAAGCGATAtcgatcgttcgtcttcgacgttgaTACGAATCGCGACAAGGCGATCCAATCGGCCCGTTGCCGTCTCGACGCGCAGCTCGTCTCCCAAGTTATGACGACAGCGCAGCACAGCTACGACAACGCTACGACGTTTGCACGTCCGATGCCGACGTCAAGCGCCGTCAATCTGCTCTTGGCGAAAATCGAGAAGACGCTGGAAaagatcgacggcgtcgagctcgacgccgccgaggcGAGGAAGAAGCGCGAGCTCGAGGAGCTCATGTGTTCGATTCGATGCAACGCGTGTCTGGAAAATGCTCGATCCATACGATTTGCGTGCGGCCACGTGTACGCGTGCACGCGATGCAGCACACTCATGCAAAGCTGTCCGGTTTGCAGGCAACGGGGCGATCGCCTGCACCTTTTCCTTCCTATTATTGTCTGA